The Candidatus Binatia bacterium genome contains a region encoding:
- a CDS encoding M12 family metallo-peptidase: MLFPALVLPFVAAVAFAASPESHWLLSPEFSERARDVPTGNRLRVEDVPLEDPRPQAARAARSANAAAGQATGALSLRRVEVFRPGALIVVHRGTRTVSVPAPDTAYFAGTVEGRPGSFAFLSVDAERRTRGLVSDGEGMWTVTSENGTPEVQLVDSNEPVGEGAAPWACGSGGALEPPPSLAAVAAAAADQLNAASADASGLYVADIALETDWEFHQLFDSTEEAVAYIGDLFAAMSAIYERDVGTVLRVSHLSLWPDGKDLDPWDVETTSGGFYEFRDDWRANMGGVPRTVAHFLSGKRTGGGIAYVGALCSGSYGYGFTGSINGQFSTTDSRFLWDIMGVSHELGHNFGSGHTHCYSPPIDECYGSQNGCYAGSTSVPTNGGGTIMSYCHLRSGGYSNINLWFGREGQYGDDSLRVPDIMRARVLSASCIDEVADPPTVTLTALPAAILAGETTTLAWESTNADACEFVQGGGGSVVPAGEVVVQPGTTRTYEIECHGIGGTSSDQIDVIVTRPQTVLSLSAGVIRLDGPPSAASRIQIRSFSGVEAPYLDIYDRRTEIRLSDGVPCVHDRNRVRCTGVFLSVEVFLGSGRDRVTVRGDVPVHLDGGAGDDVLRGGDGNDVLVGGEGRDRLLGRGGGDSLEGNEGDDRLDGGTGDDFLQGGYGADTLIGRDGTDTAIYVDRTGAVHTTPDNVPDDGEAGEGDNIRHDVELFG; encoded by the coding sequence GTGCTCTTCCCGGCCCTCGTGTTGCCGTTCGTCGCCGCAGTGGCGTTCGCTGCGTCGCCCGAGAGCCATTGGCTTCTCTCTCCGGAGTTCTCGGAACGGGCGCGTGACGTGCCCACCGGAAACCGGCTCCGCGTCGAGGACGTGCCGCTCGAAGATCCCCGGCCGCAGGCCGCGCGCGCGGCTCGCTCTGCGAACGCCGCCGCGGGCCAGGCGACGGGTGCCTTGAGCCTGCGTCGCGTGGAGGTCTTTCGCCCGGGGGCGCTGATCGTCGTGCACCGTGGCACGCGGACGGTGTCGGTCCCGGCGCCCGACACCGCGTACTTCGCCGGCACTGTCGAGGGGCGCCCCGGTTCGTTCGCGTTCCTCTCGGTCGATGCGGAGCGCCGCACGCGGGGCCTCGTTTCGGACGGCGAGGGGATGTGGACCGTGACCTCGGAAAACGGAACGCCTGAAGTTCAGCTGGTGGATTCGAACGAACCTGTCGGAGAGGGGGCTGCGCCCTGGGCCTGTGGGAGTGGTGGGGCGCTCGAGCCGCCGCCTTCTCTTGCGGCCGTGGCCGCGGCGGCCGCCGATCAGCTGAATGCCGCGTCGGCGGATGCGTCGGGGCTGTATGTCGCAGACATCGCGCTGGAGACCGATTGGGAGTTTCACCAGCTGTTCGACTCGACCGAGGAGGCGGTCGCGTACATCGGCGACCTGTTCGCTGCGATGTCCGCGATTTACGAACGCGACGTCGGCACGGTACTGCGCGTGAGCCATCTCTCGTTGTGGCCCGACGGCAAGGATCTAGATCCGTGGGACGTGGAGACTACCAGCGGAGGGTTCTACGAGTTCAGGGACGACTGGCGGGCCAACATGGGGGGCGTACCCAGGACCGTCGCGCACTTCCTCTCCGGAAAACGGACCGGAGGCGGGATCGCGTATGTGGGTGCCCTGTGCTCGGGCTCCTACGGGTACGGGTTCACAGGCAGCATCAACGGTCAGTTTAGTACGACGGACTCCAGGTTCTTGTGGGACATCATGGGCGTGAGTCACGAGCTCGGTCACAACTTCGGGAGTGGCCACACCCACTGCTATTCCCCGCCGATCGATGAGTGCTACGGCTCGCAGAATGGTTGCTACGCCGGCTCGACGAGCGTTCCCACGAACGGCGGTGGAACGATCATGAGCTACTGCCATCTCCGCTCGGGCGGGTACTCGAACATCAATCTCTGGTTCGGGCGCGAGGGGCAGTACGGCGACGATAGCCTTCGGGTTCCCGACATCATGCGCGCGCGGGTGTTGTCGGCTTCGTGCATTGACGAAGTCGCGGACCCGCCGACCGTTACCTTGACTGCGTTGCCGGCGGCGATCCTCGCTGGCGAGACGACGACCCTCGCGTGGGAATCGACGAATGCGGATGCCTGCGAGTTCGTGCAGGGGGGTGGTGGTTCGGTGGTGCCCGCCGGCGAGGTCGTCGTGCAGCCGGGCACGACGCGGACGTACGAGATCGAGTGCCACGGCATCGGCGGAACGAGTTCGGATCAGATCGACGTGATCGTCACGCGGCCGCAGACGGTGCTCTCCCTCTCCGCGGGCGTGATTCGACTGGATGGTCCACCGAGCGCAGCGTCCCGCATACAAATCCGAAGCTTCTCCGGGGTCGAAGCCCCGTACCTCGACATCTATGATCGCAGGACGGAGATCCGCCTGTCGGACGGCGTTCCCTGTGTGCACGATCGGAACCGCGTTCGCTGTACCGGTGTCTTCTTGTCGGTCGAGGTGTTCCTCGGGAGCGGTCGGGATCGCGTGACGGTCCGTGGTGATGTCCCGGTGCATCTCGACGGTGGTGCCGGCGACGACGTTCTCCGAGGTGGCGACGGGAACGACGTGTTGGTGGGCGGCGAGGGCCGCGATCGGCTCCTCGGGCGCGGCGGCGGCGATTCCCTAGAGGGAAACGAAGGCGACGATCGTCTCGACGGCGGCACCGGCGACGACTTCCTGCAGGGGGGCTACGGCGCGGACACACTGATCGGCCGGGATGGGACGGACACAGCGATCTACGTGGATCGAACCGGTGCTGTTCATACGACACCCGACAACGTGCCGGACGATGGCGAAGCGGGCGAAGGCGACAACATCCGACATGATGTCGAGCTGTTCGGGTAG
- a CDS encoding class I SAM-dependent methyltransferase: protein MITHLPDLDPIAPSTDGPGPDHPMRKVTQQVAFDPGGWTPTRAKKVATLFDNLAPEWASQHSAQPLVSLEDALERGNVSGASCVELGAGTGPGTEVLSSHFDRLYALDLSHEMLIRLKPEWGSRVRTDASRLPLRDDSTDVLVLMNMLLFPAEAARVLRPGGALVWVNSRGDQTPIHLPPEEVARALPGNWSGKAAKAGAGLWCVLRRN, encoded by the coding sequence ATGATCACCCACCTCCCCGACCTGGATCCGATTGCCCCCTCCACGGACGGCCCAGGCCCGGACCATCCCATGCGGAAAGTGACACAGCAGGTGGCCTTCGATCCGGGCGGCTGGACGCCGACGCGCGCGAAGAAGGTGGCGACGCTCTTTGACAACCTTGCTCCCGAATGGGCGAGCCAACATTCCGCCCAACCGCTCGTCTCTTTGGAAGACGCACTCGAGCGGGGGAACGTTTCCGGCGCGTCGTGCGTGGAACTCGGCGCCGGCACCGGCCCCGGCACGGAGGTTCTCTCCAGCCACTTCGACCGTCTCTACGCGCTCGACCTCTCACACGAGATGTTGATCCGGCTAAAGCCCGAGTGGGGAAGTCGCGTTCGGACCGACGCGAGCCGGCTCCCGCTGCGCGACGACAGCACCGACGTGCTCGTCTTGATGAACATGCTGCTGTTCCCGGCCGAGGCCGCCCGGGTCCTGCGGCCGGGCGGCGCTCTGGTGTGGGTCAACTCGCGCGGCGACCAGACGCCCATTCATCTTCCGCCCGAGGAAGTCGCCCGTGCCCTGCCCGGAAACTGGTCGGGCAAGGCGGCCAAGGCTGGCGCCGGGCTGTGGTGCGTCCTTCGGCGGAACTAG
- a CDS encoding adenylate/guanylate cyclase domain-containing protein encodes MTDSLEQPFDPGAVLSEPSILYRDQARMRIRTILFVVLGVQLLLATGLIAVALVMEQTQRETEQAEHRRFESFQLADQLRQSSDDLTRFARTYAATGDEKYRKYFETVLAIRNGDAPRPEGYEGVYWDLVAAGQTPTGEEHRAQSLRDRMLEAGFTTTEFDKLSESQARSDDLVQIENVAINAMQGRFDDGTGNFAREGPPDRERAIQLLHGKRYHEAKATIMEPIGEFQDMIESRTETAVAALNDRERSVKRFDMLLACTLFLTTLMSVVLIRRRVLAPIEEIAAAADRVSSGDLSARAQIKGSGEIATFGATFDAMVTSVGRQVEELENAHEELSKQTDELTEQTSRSEHLLLNVLPATIADRLKGGEEGIADSFPEVSVLFSDIVGFTKMSERLGARQVVEMLNDVFGLLDALAKKHKLEKIKTIGDCYMVVAGVPDRTSTHAQQIAEFALDMQETLRGYAESSGRPLRMRTGIHTGTVVAGIVGTSKFAYDLWGDVVNVASRMESTSEPGSIQVSDAVRVRLQDDYTFEERGSVELKGKGPMNTWYLTGRRICQARDPQE; translated from the coding sequence ATGACGGATTCGCTCGAACAGCCGTTCGACCCCGGCGCGGTTCTCTCAGAACCCTCGATCCTCTATAGGGACCAGGCTCGCATGCGCATCCGAACCATCCTCTTCGTCGTCCTCGGCGTTCAGCTCCTCCTCGCCACCGGCCTGATCGCGGTCGCCCTGGTCATGGAGCAGACCCAGAGGGAAACCGAGCAGGCCGAGCACCGGCGCTTCGAATCCTTCCAGCTCGCCGACCAGCTTCGGCAGTCCTCCGACGACCTCACCCGGTTCGCACGAACGTACGCTGCCACCGGAGACGAAAAGTACCGGAAGTATTTCGAGACCGTGCTCGCGATCCGCAACGGCGACGCTCCGCGACCGGAGGGCTACGAAGGTGTCTACTGGGACCTCGTAGCGGCGGGCCAGACGCCCACAGGAGAGGAGCACCGGGCGCAGTCGCTGCGCGACCGCATGCTCGAGGCGGGCTTCACGACCACCGAGTTCGACAAGCTCAGCGAGTCCCAGGCGCGTTCGGACGACCTCGTCCAGATCGAAAACGTCGCGATCAACGCCATGCAGGGCCGGTTCGACGACGGGACCGGTAACTTCGCCCGCGAGGGACCGCCGGATCGGGAACGCGCCATCCAGCTCCTGCACGGCAAGCGGTACCACGAAGCGAAAGCGACGATCATGGAGCCCATCGGCGAGTTCCAGGACATGATCGAGTCGCGCACCGAGACGGCCGTAGCGGCACTGAACGATCGTGAGCGTTCGGTGAAACGCTTCGACATGCTCCTCGCGTGCACCCTCTTCCTCACGACCCTCATGTCCGTGGTTCTGATCCGCAGGCGTGTCCTTGCGCCGATCGAGGAGATCGCGGCGGCCGCCGATCGCGTTTCGAGCGGGGATCTCTCGGCGCGTGCCCAGATCAAAGGCTCCGGTGAGATCGCGACGTTCGGAGCGACCTTCGACGCGATGGTGACCTCGGTCGGACGGCAGGTGGAAGAGCTGGAGAATGCCCACGAGGAGCTCTCGAAGCAGACCGACGAACTCACCGAACAGACCTCGCGCAGTGAGCACCTCCTTCTGAACGTGCTCCCCGCGACCATCGCCGACCGACTGAAGGGCGGCGAGGAAGGCATCGCCGACTCGTTCCCCGAAGTCTCGGTCCTCTTCAGCGACATCGTCGGCTTCACAAAGATGAGCGAGCGGCTCGGCGCCAGGCAGGTCGTCGAGATGCTGAACGACGTCTTCGGCCTCCTCGACGCCCTCGCCAAGAAGCACAAGTTGGAGAAGATCAAGACGATCGGGGATTGCTACATGGTGGTTGCCGGAGTCCCCGACCGCACCTCGACCCATGCCCAGCAAATAGCCGAGTTCGCGCTCGACATGCAGGAGACCCTGCGCGGCTACGCGGAGAGCTCGGGGCGACCCCTCCGGATGCGTACGGGAATCCACACGGGCACCGTCGTCGCCGGCATCGTCGGAACCTCGAAGTTCGCGTACGACCTGTGGGGAGACGTGGTGAACGTCGCGAGCCGGATGGAGTCCACGAGCGAGCCCGGCAGTATTCAGGTCTCCGACGCCGTCCGGGTCCGACTCCAGGACGACTACACGTTCGAGGAGCGCGGTTCGGTCGAGCTCAAGGGCAAGGGCCCCATGAACACGTGGTACCTCACCGGCCGACGCATCTGCCAAGCACGCGATCCACAAGAGTAG
- a CDS encoding cytochrome P450, with protein MSTESLPTTEDIIGPDTFAQHGYPHAAWKRLRNEAPVHWFDLKGGVGFWAITKRDDIVSISKQPQRFLNGPRLAIFEEGAPVEGERTLARHLLNMDPPDHQAFRRVAAGWFTPRGIHRRRGEVRQITRDLLTEMGGDGEEREGDFVADFAAPLTLNVLADMLGVPREDWHLMFKWTNQIAGSADEEYKTGDVPFEGVEQARTGLFEYFTDLADERRKAPRDDMVSILSTVEMDGAPMPAFELLSYFLLLVVAGNETTRNSASGGLLALIENPDQMTKLQGDPSLLDDAVEEIARWTAPVIQFCRTPTEDFELRGQKIRANESMCLLYPSANRDEDAFENPDQFRIDRNPNPHVGFGIGEHFCLGAHLARLELRVIFEELGARLESVELAGPVERMRSSFLGGVKRMPLRYRLRPN; from the coding sequence ATGAGCACCGAGTCTCTGCCGACCACCGAAGACATCATCGGACCCGACACGTTCGCGCAGCACGGGTATCCGCACGCGGCGTGGAAGCGTCTGCGTAACGAGGCGCCCGTACATTGGTTCGACCTGAAGGGCGGGGTCGGCTTCTGGGCGATCACCAAGCGGGACGACATCGTTTCGATCTCGAAGCAGCCGCAGCGTTTCCTGAACGGCCCGCGTCTCGCGATCTTCGAAGAGGGGGCTCCCGTGGAAGGGGAGCGGACGCTCGCACGTCATCTCCTGAACATGGACCCGCCCGATCACCAGGCGTTCCGGCGCGTCGCGGCAGGGTGGTTCACACCGCGGGGCATCCATCGTCGTCGTGGGGAGGTCCGGCAGATTACGCGCGATCTCTTGACCGAGATGGGGGGCGACGGCGAAGAGCGGGAAGGAGACTTTGTCGCCGATTTCGCCGCTCCGCTCACGCTGAACGTGCTGGCAGACATGCTCGGCGTTCCACGCGAGGACTGGCACCTCATGTTCAAGTGGACGAACCAGATCGCCGGTTCGGCCGACGAGGAGTACAAGACGGGCGACGTGCCCTTCGAGGGCGTTGAGCAAGCGCGCACGGGCCTTTTCGAGTACTTCACGGACCTGGCCGACGAACGGCGCAAGGCGCCTCGCGACGACATGGTCAGCATCCTGTCGACGGTCGAGATGGATGGTGCGCCGATGCCCGCATTCGAGCTTCTGTCGTATTTCCTGCTCCTCGTCGTCGCGGGCAACGAAACCACGCGAAACTCCGCAAGTGGTGGCCTTCTCGCTCTGATCGAGAACCCCGACCAGATGACGAAGCTGCAGGGCGATCCCTCCCTCCTCGACGATGCGGTCGAGGAGATCGCGCGCTGGACCGCGCCGGTGATCCAATTCTGTCGGACGCCCACCGAGGATTTCGAGCTTCGCGGTCAGAAGATCCGCGCGAACGAATCCATGTGCCTGCTGTACCCCTCGGCCAATCGCGACGAGGATGCGTTCGAGAATCCGGATCAGTTCCGGATCGATCGCAACCCTAACCCTCATGTCGGCTTCGGAATCGGGGAGCACTTCTGCCTGGGTGCGCACCTGGCCCGGTTGGAGCTGCGTGTGATCTTCGAAGAGCTCGGGGCGCGCCTCGAGTCGGTCGAGCTCGCCGGGCCGGTCGAGCGGATGCGGTCGAGCTTCCTCGGCGGGGTGAAGCGCATGCCCTTGCGCTACCGCTTGCGGCCGAACTGA
- a CDS encoding DUF2237 domain-containing protein translates to MDESTNVFGEPLEDCSNNPLTGFFRDGCCNTSEQDGGSHTVCVELTEEFLDFSRLRGNDLSTPRPEFGFPGLKPGDRWCLCAARWLEAYQSEAAPRVWLTRTHHKALEIIPLKVLRDFAVDLN, encoded by the coding sequence ATGGACGAGTCCACCAACGTCTTCGGGGAGCCTCTCGAGGACTGCAGCAACAACCCTTTGACCGGATTCTTCCGCGACGGGTGCTGCAACACGAGCGAGCAAGACGGCGGCTCCCACACCGTGTGCGTCGAACTGACGGAGGAGTTCCTCGACTTCTCCCGCCTACGAGGGAACGACCTGTCGACCCCGCGCCCCGAGTTCGGGTTCCCTGGCCTCAAACCGGGCGACCGCTGGTGCCTGTGTGCGGCGCGGTGGCTCGAGGCCTACCAGAGCGAGGCGGCCCCCCGCGTGTGGCTCACTCGCACCCACCACAAGGCTCTCGAGATCATCCCCCTCAAGGTCCTTCGGGACTTCGCGGTCGACCTGAACTGA
- a CDS encoding ABC-F family ATP-binding cassette domain-containing protein: MSADPKPIIDGARLRKSYGDRTVLADVSLTLHAGERVGLVGNNGSGKSTLGRILAGVETLEGGAIALRRGAVVDYLGQEPNLPAGETVRHVVLHSLDAWSGAKKRYEEATAGLAEGTGDVNALVVTQAAAGDELERLGGWERLHEAEAIIGHLGIRDPGRSVDSLSGGERRRVDLARVLVGDPDLAILDEPTNHLDVATIEWLEEHLVNEFKGALLLITHDRYVLDRVTTRTFELHRGSVMSYAGGYATYLEAKAEREAQEERTERNRQNFLRTELEWLRRRPKARSTKQKARVDRAEAARDQKKPEKERVAALRSGMSRLGKTILTLEGLSLERDGRRLIDKLDLRLGQGDRVGIVGPNGSGKTSLLLCLLDQLTPTAGVKTLGENTKPGYLDQMRGQLDETRSIRESVAEDQNEISIGDERLDVASYLERFLFDRPAQRHQIATLSGGERARVCLARLLCQNANLLLLDEPTNDLDVATLGALESMLTEYSGCALVVSHDRWFLDRVATSILAFEGDGRVVLHAGGYTEYRERVAREEAARAKTQTKPVVAKVPPREKTTAPKKLTFAEKRELDGLLEKIDVAEGLVRSLEEQLADPATYRDRGDAVAVLRADLESAGASVAELTARWEELEEKQAAFES; encoded by the coding sequence GTGAGCGCCGATCCGAAACCCATCATCGACGGAGCCCGTCTGCGCAAGAGCTACGGCGACCGAACGGTGCTCGCAGACGTCTCGCTCACGCTCCACGCAGGCGAGCGGGTGGGCCTGGTCGGCAACAACGGCTCGGGGAAGAGCACGCTCGGTCGAATTCTCGCGGGGGTCGAGACCCTCGAAGGCGGAGCGATCGCTCTTCGTCGCGGTGCGGTCGTCGATTACCTGGGACAGGAGCCGAACCTGCCCGCCGGCGAGACGGTGCGGCACGTCGTGTTGCACAGCCTCGATGCGTGGAGCGGGGCGAAGAAGCGGTACGAAGAGGCCACGGCCGGTCTCGCCGAAGGAACCGGAGACGTCAACGCGCTCGTCGTGACGCAAGCGGCGGCGGGAGATGAGCTGGAACGACTCGGCGGCTGGGAGCGTTTGCACGAAGCCGAGGCGATCATCGGCCATCTGGGCATTCGCGACCCGGGTCGTAGCGTAGACTCTCTGAGCGGCGGGGAGAGACGGCGCGTCGATCTCGCACGCGTTCTGGTCGGAGACCCCGATCTCGCAATCCTCGACGAGCCCACGAACCACCTCGACGTCGCGACGATCGAGTGGCTCGAAGAGCACCTCGTCAACGAGTTCAAAGGCGCGCTCCTCCTGATCACGCACGATCGCTACGTGCTCGATCGCGTGACCACGCGGACTTTCGAGCTCCACCGCGGTTCGGTGATGAGCTACGCGGGCGGGTACGCGACGTATCTCGAAGCCAAGGCGGAGCGAGAGGCGCAGGAAGAGCGGACGGAGCGCAACCGGCAGAACTTCCTGCGGACCGAGCTGGAGTGGCTCCGTCGTCGGCCGAAGGCGCGAAGTACCAAGCAGAAAGCGCGCGTCGACCGGGCGGAAGCGGCTCGCGACCAGAAGAAGCCGGAGAAGGAGCGCGTTGCGGCGCTTCGCTCCGGAATGTCGCGACTCGGCAAGACGATCCTCACGCTGGAGGGTCTGTCCCTCGAGCGGGACGGCCGTCGGCTGATCGACAAGCTCGATCTTCGTCTGGGCCAGGGGGACCGAGTCGGAATCGTCGGGCCGAATGGCTCCGGTAAGACCAGCCTCCTGCTCTGCCTGCTCGACCAGCTGACGCCGACGGCCGGCGTGAAGACCCTGGGGGAGAACACGAAGCCCGGGTATCTCGATCAGATGCGTGGACAGCTCGACGAGACGCGCTCGATCCGGGAGTCGGTCGCCGAGGATCAAAACGAGATCTCGATCGGAGACGAGCGACTCGACGTTGCGTCGTATCTCGAGCGGTTTCTTTTCGATCGGCCGGCGCAACGTCACCAGATCGCCACGCTCTCCGGCGGCGAGCGCGCGCGCGTGTGCCTCGCCCGGCTCCTTTGTCAGAATGCGAACCTCCTGCTCCTCGATGAGCCGACGAACGATCTCGATGTGGCGACGCTCGGCGCACTCGAGTCGATGCTCACCGAGTACTCGGGTTGTGCGCTGGTCGTAAGTCACGATCGGTGGTTCCTCGACCGCGTCGCGACGTCGATCCTCGCGTTCGAAGGAGACGGTCGGGTGGTCCTACACGCGGGAGGCTACACCGAGTACCGTGAGCGCGTCGCGCGCGAAGAGGCGGCTCGTGCGAAGACGCAGACGAAGCCCGTCGTCGCGAAGGTGCCGCCCCGGGAGAAGACGACCGCGCCGAAGAAGCTCACCTTCGCAGAGAAACGCGAGCTTGATGGCCTTCTGGAGAAGATCGACGTCGCAGAGGGCTTGGTGCGTTCTTTGGAGGAGCAACTGGCGGATCCAGCGACGTACCGCGACCGGGGCGACGCGGTGGCGGTGCTCCGGGCCGACCTCGAGTCCGCCGGCGCGTCGGTGGCGGAGCTGACGGCGCGGTGGGAAGAGCTCGAGGAGAAGCAAGCCGCGTTCGAGAGCTAG